A genomic region of Halomonas aestuarii contains the following coding sequences:
- a CDS encoding DUF411 domain-containing protein: MSRHTTPLLLSAALLLGAGSAQAALPTQATLYKNPQCACCDGYARHLEALGVEVSVVDDRPLGRVKQATGVPYGLGSCHTVKMGDYVIEGHVPMAAVERLFEERPAIDGIGLSGMPVGTPGMPGPQRSPYEVYQFTDRQDAPFMTL; the protein is encoded by the coding sequence ATGAGCCGCCACACCACGCCGCTGCTGCTGTCCGCCGCCCTGCTGCTGGGCGCCGGCAGCGCCCAGGCCGCCCTGCCGACCCAGGCCACCCTCTACAAGAACCCGCAGTGCGCCTGTTGCGACGGCTATGCCCGACACCTCGAGGCGCTGGGCGTCGAGGTCAGCGTGGTCGATGACCGGCCGCTCGGCCGGGTCAAGCAGGCCACCGGCGTCCCCTACGGGCTCGGCTCCTGCCACACCGTCAAGATGGGCGACTACGTGATCGAGGGTCACGTGCCGATGGCGGCCGTGGAGCGGCTGTTCGAGGAGCGCCCGGCGATCGACGGCATTGGCCTTTCGGGCATGCCCGTCGGCACCCCCGGCATGCCCGGCCCCCAGCGCTCGCCCTACGAGGTCTACCAGTTCACCGACCGCCAGGACGCGCCCTTCATGACGCTCTGA
- a CDS encoding TauD/TfdA family dioxygenase: protein MTTLPLTPDYDAWPVEVDITEVSATPRQVRVRWRDGRVSRFHSIWLRENAADDTTVNPATRERILDLSTLPAWPEVEVAEVDDSGALCVTFAPEDRRLRFHPGWLRAHDYDNRDDPEAPLVPVTHWRGGPGAAPDTLSAAGLLESEPGSEAEEAILAPALASGLGKGLVRLRDLPTEPGSLEAIARRIGPVRPTNFGELFDVRAKPDPDSNAYTSLALPPHVDLPTREYHPGLQMLHCLENSVEGGQAVMLDGFAVAEALREAHPDAWSTLTRVRWCYANTATTTDYVWFEPMIRLDDRGELLEVRIADFLRGPLQTAFEDVEPAYEALMTLQRLLRDPAFAIRFTYRPGDLVIFDNRRLLHARDAFEGSTGHRWLQGCYMERDEIRSRYRMIQRARRRRRLTVEA from the coding sequence ATGACCACGCTACCGCTCACTCCCGATTATGATGCCTGGCCGGTCGAGGTCGACATCACCGAGGTCAGCGCCACCCCCCGGCAGGTCAGGGTGCGCTGGCGCGACGGCCGGGTCAGCCGCTTCCACAGCATCTGGCTGCGCGAAAACGCCGCCGACGACACCACCGTCAACCCGGCGACCCGGGAGCGCATCCTGGACCTCTCCACCCTGCCGGCCTGGCCGGAGGTCGAGGTCGCCGAGGTCGACGACAGCGGCGCACTGTGCGTGACCTTCGCCCCTGAGGATCGTCGCCTGCGCTTCCATCCCGGCTGGCTGCGCGCCCACGACTACGACAACCGCGACGACCCCGAGGCGCCGCTGGTGCCGGTGACCCACTGGCGAGGCGGCCCCGGGGCCGCCCCGGACACCCTCTCCGCCGCCGGCCTTCTCGAGAGCGAGCCCGGAAGCGAGGCCGAGGAGGCGATCCTCGCCCCGGCGCTTGCGAGCGGGCTCGGCAAGGGGCTGGTGCGGCTGCGCGACCTGCCGACCGAGCCCGGCTCGCTGGAGGCCATCGCCCGCCGCATCGGGCCGGTGCGCCCCACCAACTTCGGCGAGCTGTTCGACGTCAGGGCCAAGCCCGATCCGGACTCCAACGCCTATACCTCCCTGGCCCTGCCGCCCCACGTCGACCTGCCGACCCGGGAATACCATCCCGGCCTGCAGATGCTGCACTGCCTGGAGAACAGCGTGGAAGGCGGCCAGGCGGTGATGCTAGACGGCTTCGCCGTGGCCGAGGCCCTGCGCGAGGCGCACCCCGATGCCTGGTCGACCCTGACCCGGGTGCGCTGGTGCTATGCCAACACCGCCACGACCACCGACTATGTCTGGTTCGAGCCGATGATCCGCCTGGACGACCGGGGCGAGCTGCTCGAGGTGCGCATCGCCGACTTCCTGCGCGGGCCCCTGCAGACCGCCTTCGAGGACGTCGAGCCGGCCTATGAGGCGCTGATGACCCTGCAACGCCTGCTGCGCGACCCGGCCTTCGCGATCCGCTTCACCTATCGCCCCGGGGATCTCGTGATCTTCGACAATCGCCGCCTGCTGCATGCTCGGGACGCCTTCGAGGGCAGCACCGGCCACCGCTGGCTGCAGGGCTGCTACATGGAGCGTGACGAGATCCGCTCGCGCTACCGCATGATCCAGCGCGCCCGGCGCCGGCGGCGGCTCACCGTCGAGGCCTGA
- a CDS encoding thioesterase family protein, translated as MALLETRVAPEWVDYNGHMNDAEYARVFSLGVEALMERIGLDEAGRARHGYTLYTLETHLGYRREAHEGQPLRVEVTLLDRDAKRLHVFFEMRDLEGNLLATSEQMLMGIDSDTGRPAPFPSAIEPAIAALPAAEAGAWPEAAGRRIGLPPRRG; from the coding sequence ATGGCCCTGCTCGAGACCCGCGTCGCCCCGGAATGGGTCGACTACAACGGCCACATGAACGACGCCGAGTACGCCCGGGTCTTCTCCCTGGGCGTGGAGGCGCTGATGGAGCGCATCGGCCTCGACGAGGCCGGCCGGGCGCGCCATGGCTATACCCTCTACACCCTCGAGACCCACCTCGGCTACCGGCGCGAAGCCCACGAGGGCCAGCCGCTTCGCGTCGAGGTGACGTTGCTGGACCGCGATGCCAAGCGCCTGCATGTCTTCTTCGAGATGCGTGACCTCGAGGGGAACCTGCTGGCGACCAGCGAGCAGATGCTGATGGGGATCGACAGCGACACGGGGCGCCCGGCGCCCTTCCCGTCGGCCATCGAGCCCGCCATCGCAGCCCTGCCGGCCGCCGAGGCCGGGGCCTGGCCAGAGGCCGCCGGCCGGCGTATCGGCCTGCCTCCCCGGCGCGGATAG
- a CDS encoding L-carnitine dehydrogenase — protein sequence MSQQLTVIGTGVIGNGWIARALARGWDVVAFDPAPGASARTRAFVDNAWGSLERLGLAEGASPDRLRFVASLEAAVEGADLIQENVPERLPLKQEILAALDAAAAPGTIIGSSTSGFKPSDLQRDCTRAPGRVIVAHPFNPVYLLPLVELVGGDATEAAHTETAQALYQALAMRPLVVRREIEGHIADRLMEALWREALHLVNDGVATTEEIDAAVVYGCGLRWSLMGTFLTFHLAGGEQGMRHMLEQFGPALKLPWTKLEAPELTDELIDKVVEGCEYQAADRPVAELDRRRDDFLVELLDLVQKYWPEAEGLEGRI from the coding sequence ATGAGCCAGCAGCTGACCGTCATCGGCACCGGCGTCATCGGTAACGGCTGGATCGCCCGGGCCCTGGCCCGCGGCTGGGACGTGGTCGCCTTCGACCCGGCCCCCGGGGCCTCCGCGCGCACCCGCGCCTTCGTCGACAACGCCTGGGGCTCCCTCGAGCGGCTGGGCCTGGCCGAGGGCGCGAGCCCCGACCGGCTGCGCTTCGTCGCGAGCCTGGAGGCCGCCGTCGAGGGCGCCGACCTGATCCAGGAGAACGTCCCCGAGCGCCTGCCGCTCAAGCAGGAGATCCTCGCCGCCCTGGACGCCGCGGCCGCGCCCGGCACGATCATCGGCTCCTCCACCTCGGGCTTCAAGCCAAGCGACCTGCAGCGGGACTGCACCCGGGCGCCAGGGCGGGTGATCGTCGCCCACCCCTTCAACCCGGTCTACCTGCTGCCGCTGGTCGAGCTGGTCGGCGGCGATGCCACCGAGGCCGCCCATACCGAGACCGCCCAGGCCCTCTACCAGGCCCTGGCGATGCGCCCGCTGGTGGTGCGTCGCGAGATCGAGGGGCATATCGCCGACCGCCTGATGGAGGCGCTGTGGCGCGAGGCGCTGCATCTGGTCAACGACGGCGTGGCCACCACCGAGGAGATCGATGCCGCGGTGGTCTACGGCTGCGGCCTGCGCTGGTCGCTGATGGGCACCTTCCTGACCTTCCACCTGGCCGGCGGCGAGCAGGGCATGCGCCACATGCTCGAGCAGTTCGGCCCGGCGCTGAAGCTGCCCTGGACGAAACTGGAAGCCCCCGAGCTCACCGATGAGCTCATCGACAAGGTGGTCGAGGGCTGCGAGTACCAGGCCGCCGACCGTCCGGTCGCCGAACTCGATCGCCGCCGCGACGACTTCCTCGTCGAGCTGCTCGACCTGGTGCAGAAGTACTGGCCCGAGGCCGAGGGCCTGGAGGGGCGCATCTGA
- a CDS encoding 3-keto-5-aminohexanoate cleavage protein, whose product MNRNLILTCAVTGAGDTAGKNPHVPVTPQQIADNCIEAARAGASVAHIHVRDPETGGISHSTEHFREVMERVREADVDIVMNITAGGGGDWIPDAEDPTRGGPGTDIQTPAERHAPVGELLPELCTLDCGSLNFGDMVYVNTADWLREHARLVQAAGVKPELECFDLGHVWFARQLQQEGLLDGDPLYQLCLGIPWGAEADTETMLAMRNKLPENANWAAFGIGRHQMPMVAQAMLLGGHARVGLEDNLYLEKGVLATNGGLVEKAGTLIENLGGRIMTPAETRAYLGLRDPKAGQIVTGGEA is encoded by the coding sequence ATGAACCGCAACCTCATCCTGACCTGCGCCGTCACCGGCGCCGGCGACACCGCCGGCAAGAACCCCCATGTCCCGGTCACGCCGCAGCAGATCGCCGACAACTGCATCGAGGCCGCCCGCGCCGGCGCCAGCGTCGCCCACATCCACGTGCGCGACCCCGAGACCGGCGGCATCAGCCACTCCACCGAGCACTTCCGCGAGGTGATGGAGCGCGTGCGCGAGGCCGACGTCGACATCGTCATGAACATCACCGCCGGCGGCGGCGGCGACTGGATCCCCGACGCCGAGGACCCGACCCGCGGCGGCCCGGGCACCGACATCCAGACCCCGGCCGAGCGCCATGCCCCGGTGGGCGAGCTCCTGCCCGAGCTCTGCACCCTGGACTGCGGCAGCCTCAACTTCGGCGACATGGTCTACGTCAACACCGCCGACTGGCTGCGCGAGCACGCCCGCCTGGTACAGGCTGCCGGCGTGAAGCCCGAGCTCGAGTGCTTCGACCTGGGCCACGTCTGGTTCGCCCGCCAGCTGCAGCAGGAAGGCCTGCTCGACGGCGACCCCCTCTACCAGCTCTGCCTGGGCATCCCCTGGGGCGCCGAGGCCGACACCGAGACCATGCTGGCCATGCGCAACAAGCTGCCGGAGAACGCCAACTGGGCCGCCTTCGGCATCGGTCGCCACCAGATGCCCATGGTCGCCCAGGCGATGCTGCTCGGCGGCCACGCCCGGGTCGGCCTGGAGGACAACCTCTACCTCGAGAAGGGCGTGCTCGCCACCAACGGCGGCCTGGTCGAGAAGGCCGGCACCCTCATCGAGAATCTCGGCGGGCGCATCATGACCCCCGCCGAGACCCGCGCGTACCTGGGGCTGCGCGACCCCAAGGCCGGCCAGATCGTCACCGGAGGTGAGGCATGA
- a CDS encoding ribonuclease H family protein, which yields MAARKGPKSYVVWVGRQTGIFSTWDECSRQVKGYPKARYKSFPSREEAEAAFAKGPGGAAPARKPRTASATGTKPAASRRPKAMPAQDATDQRFDIEIYCDGACEPNPGDAGSGMVVYREGVLAELWYGLHTPRGTNNTAELNAFLQALQVARKEVAQGASVRIHCDSTYTINAITKWAGGWKKRGWKKADGEPIKNPEIIQPTHALYESLKSAITIAHVKGHAGVEGNELADRMAMYGADQREGEFTLYRGSYRVAEVLKLKRG from the coding sequence ATGGCAGCACGGAAAGGCCCCAAGTCCTACGTCGTCTGGGTCGGGCGACAGACCGGCATCTTCAGCACCTGGGACGAGTGCAGTCGCCAGGTGAAGGGCTATCCCAAGGCCCGCTACAAGTCCTTCCCCTCCCGCGAGGAGGCCGAGGCCGCCTTCGCCAAGGGGCCGGGCGGCGCCGCCCCGGCGCGCAAGCCCCGGACGGCGAGCGCGACCGGCACCAAGCCCGCGGCCTCACGCCGCCCCAAGGCGATGCCGGCCCAGGACGCGACGGACCAGCGCTTCGATATCGAGATCTACTGCGACGGGGCCTGTGAGCCCAACCCCGGCGATGCCGGCTCGGGCATGGTGGTCTACCGTGAGGGAGTCCTCGCCGAGCTGTGGTACGGGCTGCATACCCCCCGGGGAACCAACAACACCGCCGAGCTGAACGCCTTCCTGCAGGCGCTGCAGGTCGCCAGGAAGGAGGTCGCGCAGGGCGCGTCCGTTCGCATCCACTGCGACTCCACCTACACCATCAACGCCATCACCAAGTGGGCCGGCGGGTGGAAGAAACGCGGCTGGAAGAAGGCCGATGGCGAGCCGATCAAGAACCCGGAGATCATCCAGCCCACCCATGCGCTCTACGAGAGCCTCAAGTCGGCGATCACCATCGCCCACGTCAAGGGCCACGCCGGGGTCGAGGGCAATGAGCTCGCCGACCGGATGGCCATGTACGGCGCCGACCAGCGGGAGGGCGAGTTCACGCTCTACCGGGGCAGCTACCGCGTGGCCGAGGTCCTCAAGCTCAAGCGGGGCTGA
- a CDS encoding amidase encodes MPHSPILLPLSEQHARLRAGSLSAVELVEAAMEQHARRGAHDHAYLTWNGDAALRVARATDAVLDSGGDTGPLMGVPVSIKDLYAVPGLPTYAGSPQRLPREWEAPGPMVSALLRQLPSVMGKTHTVEFAFGGLGTNAHWGTPRNPWDASHHRTPGGSSAGAGVSLVGGTASLALGSDTAGSVRVPASMTGVAGLKTTAGRWSTAQIVPLSPTLDTPGLLARSVDDLAFAFQALEPFLAPGHAGVPAVPDLADLTLGVPEAYFWEDCSPGIAEAVQMAIRRLEAAGARIVSLELPRTDEVFELFQQGGLAAIELAAFLNTELPEAIARLDPNVAARVSAADAIPGWEYVRRRGVIDSLSASAAARLAGVDAMLTPTVTITPPTLESLEPEGAYARANMQALRNTVVGNFMGLCALSLPVGKDAAGMPVGLQVLAGPDQDARLLSIGRAIEHELGNALACLGMPPSP; translated from the coding sequence ATGCCGCATTCCCCGATCCTCCTTCCCCTGAGCGAACAGCACGCGAGGCTGCGCGCCGGCTCGCTGAGTGCCGTCGAACTGGTCGAGGCCGCCATGGAGCAGCATGCCCGTCGTGGTGCCCATGACCATGCCTACCTGACCTGGAATGGCGATGCCGCCCTGAGGGTGGCCCGGGCCACCGATGCCGTCCTAGACAGCGGTGGCGATACCGGGCCGCTGATGGGCGTGCCCGTGTCGATCAAGGACCTCTACGCGGTACCGGGCCTGCCCACCTATGCCGGCTCTCCCCAGCGCCTGCCCCGCGAGTGGGAAGCGCCCGGTCCGATGGTTTCGGCGCTGCTGCGCCAATTGCCCAGCGTGATGGGCAAGACGCACACGGTGGAGTTCGCCTTCGGTGGCCTGGGCACCAATGCGCACTGGGGCACCCCACGCAACCCCTGGGACGCCAGCCACCATCGTACGCCCGGCGGGTCCAGCGCCGGCGCCGGCGTCTCGCTGGTCGGTGGCACCGCCAGCCTGGCACTGGGCAGTGACACGGCGGGGTCGGTGCGCGTTCCCGCGTCGATGACCGGCGTGGCGGGGCTCAAGACGACCGCCGGGCGCTGGTCCACGGCGCAGATCGTGCCGCTCTCTCCTACCCTCGACACCCCGGGGCTGCTGGCCCGCAGCGTCGATGACCTGGCCTTCGCCTTCCAGGCACTGGAGCCTTTCCTGGCGCCGGGTCATGCCGGCGTGCCCGCCGTCCCGGACCTGGCCGACCTGACCCTCGGGGTGCCGGAGGCCTATTTCTGGGAGGACTGCAGTCCGGGCATTGCCGAGGCCGTGCAGATGGCGATCCGGCGGCTCGAAGCCGCAGGAGCGCGCATCGTTTCCCTGGAGCTGCCGCGCACTGACGAGGTGTTCGAGCTGTTCCAGCAGGGCGGGCTGGCGGCCATCGAACTGGCGGCCTTCCTCAACACCGAGCTCCCCGAGGCGATCGCCCGGCTGGATCCCAACGTGGCGGCTCGTGTCAGCGCCGCCGATGCCATTCCCGGGTGGGAATACGTGCGCCGGCGTGGCGTCATCGACTCCCTGTCGGCCAGCGCCGCCGCTCGCCTGGCCGGTGTCGACGCCATGCTGACCCCGACGGTGACGATTACGCCGCCCACCCTCGAGAGCCTCGAGCCCGAGGGCGCCTATGCGCGCGCCAACATGCAGGCCCTGCGCAACACGGTGGTGGGTAACTTCATGGGCCTGTGCGCCCTGTCACTTCCGGTGGGCAAGGATGCGGCCGGAATGCCGGTGGGGCTGCAGGTGCTGGCCGGGCCCGATCAGGATGCCAGGCTGCTGTCCATCGGGCGCGCCATCGAGCACGAGCTGGGCAACGCCCTGGCATGTCTCGGCATGCCCCCCTCTCCCTGA
- a CDS encoding M20 family metallo-hydrolase has protein sequence MTQIAHLHEALDGQRLWDDVQSLASIGALEPRGIRRLALDEADNRARLWLAEQGAALGCRVHYDALGNLFLRREGQDASLAPLLIGSHMDSQPRAGAHDGALGVVAGLSILRTLSERGIAHRRPLEVVAWTNEEGARFAPGASGSSWFAGQREYEDILAALDGDGVRFGDALQECLTLLEDKGLEYRPAPFEPHAFLELHIEQGPILEQLGKPVGIVSGIQGVNWYRIEVEGMANHAGTTPRQARRDAFDGAHELVTALKAATSGQDDDLRFTIGTFSLWPDAVNTIAQRATFTIDLRHPRQAVLDDLDARFHALARRQWSGCDAHLTVTSRVAPVAFPDSLLEVLRESAGSVCPEVPELVSGAFHDAIHLAHVCPTAMLFTPCRAGISHHPDEHIEREDAEVAVRALAEAASRLLA, from the coding sequence ATGACACAGATAGCGCATCTCCATGAAGCGCTGGACGGGCAGCGCCTCTGGGATGATGTCCAGTCGCTGGCGTCCATCGGTGCCCTCGAGCCGAGGGGGATTCGCCGCCTGGCCCTGGATGAAGCGGACAATCGTGCCCGGCTGTGGCTGGCCGAGCAGGGAGCCGCGCTGGGATGTCGGGTCCACTACGATGCCCTGGGCAATCTCTTCCTGCGTCGCGAAGGGCAGGATGCCTCCCTCGCTCCGCTGTTGATCGGTAGCCACATGGACAGCCAGCCCCGGGCGGGGGCCCATGACGGCGCCCTGGGCGTCGTGGCAGGGCTGTCCATACTCAGGACGCTGAGCGAGCGGGGCATCGCCCACCGCCGCCCGCTGGAGGTGGTTGCCTGGACGAACGAGGAGGGCGCGCGCTTTGCGCCGGGTGCCTCGGGATCTTCCTGGTTCGCCGGGCAGCGGGAATATGAGGATATCTTGGCCGCCCTGGACGGCGACGGCGTGCGCTTCGGTGATGCCCTCCAGGAATGCCTGACCCTGCTCGAGGACAAGGGGCTCGAGTACCGTCCGGCCCCCTTTGAACCGCACGCCTTTCTCGAGCTTCACATCGAGCAGGGGCCGATACTCGAACAGTTGGGCAAACCCGTGGGGATCGTGAGCGGCATCCAGGGAGTCAACTGGTATCGCATCGAGGTGGAAGGGATGGCCAATCATGCCGGCACCACGCCGCGGCAGGCGCGCCGTGACGCCTTCGATGGTGCCCATGAGCTGGTGACGGCGCTGAAAGCGGCGACAAGTGGGCAGGACGACGACCTGCGTTTCACCATCGGCACCTTTTCCCTCTGGCCCGATGCCGTCAACACCATCGCGCAGCGGGCCACCTTCACCATCGATCTGCGCCATCCTCGACAGGCCGTGCTGGATGACCTCGATGCCCGGTTCCATGCCCTGGCCCGACGCCAGTGGAGCGGCTGCGACGCCCACCTGACGGTCACCTCGCGGGTAGCGCCGGTGGCCTTTCCCGACAGCCTGCTGGAAGTGCTCCGCGAGAGCGCGGGCAGCGTCTGTCCCGAGGTCCCGGAACTGGTCTCGGGGGCCTTCCACGATGCGATACACCTCGCCCACGTCTGTCCCACCGCCATGCTGTTCACGCCCTGTCGCGCCGGGATCAGCCACCACCCCGACGAGCATATCGAGCGCGAGGACGCCGAGGTGGCTGTCCGTGCACTGGCCGAGGCAGCCTCGCGACTCCTGGCCTGA
- a CDS encoding TRAP transporter large permease: MITALLPIFFAVLLLGLPIFAALAFSVILAIQFFGSTDPIIVPMRMFSGMNNFSLMAIPFFILAAELMRIGGLSDRLINLAKALVGWVPGGLAAATVLSCLFFGSISGSSPATVVAIGSIMFPALVAAGYDKRFAIGVIATAGTLGPIVPPSIALIIYGSVTGTSVGRLFAAGLLPALLIASILIAYCIVYAYFKGYGRASFPSLREIGAAFKAAAWGLGLPFILLGGIYSGVFTPTESAAVACMYGLFVGMVVYRKIHLRNLLSTLNSAGLMSATLLLITAGASAFSWLLAITGAPTQLAGEVLSWTEDPIQVMALFNVVMIIAGFFLDSASAIIVLSPLLQPIAAQVGVDPTHFGVITLINFSVGMITPPVGLNLFVAMAISKMTLPEVFKACLPLIGLMLLSLIIITYVPWFSTVLPDLIYR; the protein is encoded by the coding sequence ATGATTACGGCCCTGTTGCCCATCTTCTTCGCGGTGCTGCTGCTGGGGCTGCCGATCTTTGCGGCACTGGCCTTTTCCGTGATTCTGGCCATCCAGTTCTTCGGCAGCACCGACCCGATCATCGTGCCGATGCGCATGTTCTCGGGCATGAACAACTTCTCGCTGATGGCGATTCCCTTCTTCATCCTGGCGGCCGAGCTGATGCGCATCGGTGGGCTGTCGGATCGCCTGATCAACCTCGCCAAGGCGCTGGTCGGCTGGGTGCCTGGCGGCCTGGCGGCGGCGACGGTCCTGTCCTGCCTGTTCTTCGGCTCCATCTCGGGCTCGAGTCCCGCCACGGTAGTGGCCATCGGCAGCATCATGTTTCCCGCCCTGGTGGCGGCCGGCTACGACAAGCGCTTCGCCATCGGGGTGATCGCCACGGCCGGGACCCTGGGGCCCATCGTGCCGCCCAGCATTGCCCTGATCATCTATGGCTCGGTCACCGGGACCTCGGTGGGTCGCCTCTTCGCGGCAGGCCTGTTGCCTGCGCTGCTGATCGCCTCGATCCTGATCGCCTACTGTATCGTCTATGCCTACTTCAAGGGGTACGGCCGCGCTTCCTTCCCGTCGCTGCGCGAGATCGGTGCGGCCTTCAAGGCGGCGGCCTGGGGGCTGGGATTACCCTTCATCCTGCTGGGCGGGATCTACAGCGGGGTGTTCACGCCCACCGAGTCGGCCGCGGTCGCCTGCATGTATGGGCTGTTCGTCGGCATGGTGGTCTATCGCAAGATCCACCTCCGCAACCTGCTCAGCACGCTGAACAGTGCCGGCCTGATGTCCGCCACCCTGCTGTTGATCACCGCCGGGGCCTCGGCGTTCTCGTGGCTGCTGGCCATCACCGGGGCCCCGACGCAGCTGGCGGGTGAGGTGCTCTCCTGGACCGAGGATCCCATCCAGGTCATGGCCCTGTTCAACGTGGTCATGATCATTGCCGGATTCTTCCTCGACAGTGCCTCGGCGATCATCGTGCTTTCACCGCTGCTGCAGCCCATTGCCGCCCAGGTGGGCGTGGATCCCACCCACTTCGGCGTCATCACGCTGATCAACTTCTCGGTCGGCATGATCACTCCTCCGGTGGGGCTCAACCTCTTCGTGGCGATGGCCATCTCCAAGATGACATTGCCGGAAGTGTTCAAGGCCTGTCTGCCCTTGATCGGCCTGATGCTGCTGTCGCTGATCATCATTACCTACGTTCCCTGGTTCAGCACCGTTCTGCCTGACCTGATCTACCGCTGA
- a CDS encoding TRAP transporter small permease — protein sequence MLEALNKLIDRLEKVVMVAFMSIATIITTFQVIYRYGFNSSLSWAEEVVIYSIVCMSFVGASMGVRHGAHISVDVLNAFAPPAVNRWLHLLTAALGIVFAASMAYLGFQLFSLTLDRGMLSPAMRMPMAWVYLPIGLSGVLLIIRYCWLIREVWHKPPVSMAEELAAEKDNLV from the coding sequence ATGCTCGAAGCGCTCAATAAGCTCATTGACCGCTTGGAGAAGGTGGTGATGGTCGCGTTCATGTCGATCGCGACCATCATCACTACCTTCCAGGTCATCTATCGCTACGGCTTCAACAGCTCCTTGTCCTGGGCGGAAGAGGTCGTGATCTATTCCATCGTCTGCATGAGCTTCGTCGGTGCCAGCATGGGGGTCCGACACGGCGCCCATATCTCGGTAGACGTGCTCAATGCCTTCGCGCCACCCGCCGTCAACCGTTGGCTGCATCTGCTGACCGCGGCGCTCGGTATCGTCTTCGCCGCCTCGATGGCCTACCTCGGCTTTCAGCTGTTCTCCCTGACCCTCGATCGCGGCATGCTGTCGCCCGCGATGCGGATGCCCATGGCCTGGGTATACCTGCCGATCGGTCTGTCCGGGGTATTGCTGATCATCCGTTACTGCTGGCTGATCCGCGAGGTCTGGCACAAGCCTCCCGTCAGCATGGCGGAAGAGCTCGCTGCCGAAAAAGACAACCTGGTGTGA
- a CDS encoding TRAP transporter substrate-binding protein has translation MTNKLTKVSLAAAIAAASFGISQAQAADYNFTFAHVLIEETPNGQAALRFKEEVEEKSDGRISIEVLPAAQVGGDVEIIEQIQMGLVDIGIPPTATLGNFEPRMQILDLPFLLPDYDTMVKVLDGDVGREILDTLDDDNMYGVNFWGAGFRHITNNIRPIETPEDLAEVRMRTMQAPIIISTYENLGANATAMAFTEVYNGLQQGVVEGQENPLANIYTMRFYEVQDYLSLTNHAYHAYAAVMNQSAWDSLPEDLQQVMTEAFNNGRDTSRELTLQDEGRILEEIESEIAINEITDEARAAFIEASMPVHEEYTEIVTPELLHKVYDEVGIEY, from the coding sequence ATGACCAATAAACTGACCAAGGTATCACTGGCGGCCGCCATTGCGGCAGCTTCTTTCGGGATCAGCCAGGCCCAGGCGGCGGATTACAACTTCACCTTCGCCCATGTGCTGATCGAGGAAACGCCCAACGGACAGGCGGCACTGCGCTTCAAGGAAGAGGTCGAGGAGAAGTCCGACGGTCGCATCAGCATCGAGGTGCTGCCTGCGGCTCAGGTGGGCGGCGATGTCGAGATCATCGAGCAGATCCAGATGGGCCTGGTCGACATCGGCATTCCGCCGACCGCGACACTCGGTAACTTCGAGCCTCGCATGCAGATTCTCGATCTTCCCTTCCTGCTGCCGGACTACGACACCATGGTCAAGGTGCTGGACGGCGACGTGGGTCGCGAGATCCTGGATACCCTCGACGACGACAACATGTATGGCGTGAACTTCTGGGGTGCCGGCTTCCGTCACATCACCAACAACATCCGTCCGATCGAGACCCCCGAGGACCTCGCAGAGGTGCGCATGCGCACGATGCAGGCCCCGATCATCATCTCGACCTACGAGAACCTGGGCGCCAATGCCACCGCGATGGCCTTCACCGAGGTCTACAACGGGCTGCAGCAAGGGGTGGTGGAAGGTCAGGAAAACCCGCTGGCCAACATCTACACCATGCGTTTCTACGAAGTTCAGGATTATCTGTCCCTTACCAACCACGCTTACCATGCCTACGCCGCGGTGATGAACCAGAGCGCCTGGGATTCCCTGCCCGAGGATCTGCAGCAGGTCATGACCGAGGCCTTCAACAATGGTCGCGATACCTCACGGGAGCTCACCCTGCAGGACGAGGGCCGGATTCTCGAGGAGATCGAGAGCGAGATCGCGATCAACGAGATCACCGACGAGGCCAGGGCCGCGTTCATCGAGGCCAGCATGCCGGTGCATGAGGAGTACACGGAGATCGTGACGCCGGAGCTCCTGCACAAGGTCTACGACGAAGTCGGTATCGAGTACTGA